In Janthinobacterium sp. J1-1, a single genomic region encodes these proteins:
- a CDS encoding EAL domain-containing protein yields MMALLLALCLLLAMLGALLAGQCWGERQWRGRHAHGEARLAAQAPMLALLQALPVAVIGTDRHGVVRYLNARALAMGGLPAAHGVGASVSQLLPLFHDGAAIDAAQQVRDCVAQQAMLEVARGAVLLRESDGKRIDVHYSCAPLAHDGAVLLLHDVSARRRAEQQLEFIAHHDGLTGLPNRLHFQIRFEHGIAYARRHQSLLAVLFVDIDRFKAINDSLGHDVGDQVLAEFARRVQQCVRKVDTVARQGGDEFIVLLTELHDPHDATRVAEKIIAAIAAPFVIDQYSLSVAASVGVALYPDDDDDVDALIEKADLAMYAAKRHASGTCLRYAPRMQTQSYSRTILETALRHALERNEFVLQYQPCMDLATGAITGVKALLRWKHPELGLMMPLDFLPVLEESALILPVGAWVLATAVEQAKRWIAQDHRLTVTVSLSARQFYQRDIARNVGAALDAAGVPGHCIEMEIAAGTLIDHSHDGEAILRQFRQLGMTICISDFGTGDGPLHSLHRFPVDAVKIEKCFIDELGESADDGAMVRAMVAMAHTLKLRAIAGGVENARQLELLAAMGCDAAFGYHLARAMAPDGVEALLKARAAPAAC; encoded by the coding sequence ATGATGGCGCTGCTGCTGGCGCTGTGCCTGCTGCTGGCCATGCTCGGTGCGCTGCTGGCGGGGCAGTGCTGGGGGGAGCGGCAGTGGCGCGGCCGCCATGCGCACGGTGAGGCACGGCTGGCGGCGCAGGCGCCCATGCTGGCGCTGCTGCAGGCGCTGCCGGTGGCCGTGATCGGCACCGACCGCCATGGCGTGGTGCGCTACCTGAATGCGCGCGCACTGGCGATGGGCGGCTTGCCGGCGGCGCACGGGGTGGGTGCCAGCGTGTCGCAGCTGCTGCCGCTGTTCCATGACGGCGCCGCCATCGATGCGGCGCAGCAGGTGCGCGATTGCGTGGCGCAGCAGGCCATGCTGGAAGTGGCGCGCGGCGCGGTACTGCTGCGCGAAAGCGACGGCAAGCGCATCGACGTGCATTACAGCTGCGCACCGCTGGCGCACGACGGCGCGGTGCTGCTGCTGCACGACGTGTCGGCGCGCCGCCGCGCCGAGCAGCAACTGGAATTCATCGCCCACCATGACGGCCTGACCGGCTTGCCGAACCGCCTGCACTTCCAGATCCGCTTCGAGCACGGCATCGCCTATGCGCGCCGCCACCAGAGCTTGCTGGCGGTGCTGTTCGTCGATATCGACCGCTTCAAGGCCATCAACGACAGCCTGGGCCATGACGTGGGCGACCAGGTGCTGGCGGAATTCGCGCGCCGGGTGCAGCAGTGCGTGCGCAAGGTCGACACGGTGGCGCGCCAGGGCGGCGACGAATTCATCGTCCTGCTGACCGAACTGCACGATCCGCATGATGCGACGCGCGTGGCCGAGAAAATCATCGCCGCCATCGCCGCGCCGTTCGTGATCGACCAGTACAGCCTGTCGGTGGCCGCCAGCGTGGGGGTGGCGCTGTATCCGGACGACGACGACGATGTCGACGCGCTCATCGAAAAGGCGGATCTCGCCATGTATGCGGCCAAGCGGCATGCGTCCGGTACCTGCCTGCGCTACGCGCCGCGCATGCAGACGCAATCGTATTCGCGCACCATCCTGGAGACGGCGCTGCGCCATGCGCTCGAGCGCAATGAATTCGTGCTGCAGTACCAGCCTTGCATGGACCTGGCGACCGGTGCCATCACGGGCGTGAAGGCGCTGCTGCGCTGGAAGCACCCGGAACTGGGGCTGATGATGCCGCTCGACTTTCTACCGGTACTGGAGGAGAGCGCGCTGATCCTGCCGGTCGGCGCCTGGGTGCTGGCCACCGCCGTCGAGCAGGCGAAACGCTGGATCGCGCAGGACCACAGGCTGACGGTCACCGTCAGCCTGTCGGCGCGCCAGTTCTACCAGCGCGACATCGCGCGCAATGTCGGCGCGGCTTTGGATGCGGCCGGCGTGCCGGGCCATTGCATCGAAATGGAAATCGCCGCCGGCACCCTGATCGACCATAGCCACGATGGCGAGGCGATCCTGCGCCAGTTCCGCCAACTGGGCATGACGATCTGCATCAGCGACTTCGGCACCGGCGACGGCCCGCTGCATTCCCTGCATCGTTTTCCGGTCGACGCCGTCAAGATTGAAAAGTGTTTTATCGACGAACTGGGCGAATCAGCCGATGACGGCGCCATGGTGCGCGCCATGGTGGCGATGGCCCACACCCTGAAACTGCGCGCGATCGCCGGCGGCGTGGAAAACGCGCGCCAGCTGGAACTGCTGGCGGCCATGGGCTGCGACGCCGCCTTCGGCTATCACCTGGCGCGCGCGATGGCGCCGGATGGGGTGGAGGCGCTGCTCAAGGCGCGCGCCGCCCCGGCCGCCTGCTGA
- a CDS encoding NUDIX hydrolase: MRQQIRQEVATIVPLDELERGQLADTLAWIDSGAELFRLAKPATPPKHLVAYFVVVDEDHVLLVDHRNAQLWLPPGGHVDPGEHPRTTVLRELAEELGLAPAHPVAAPLMLTVTTTVGLTAGHTDVSLWYVLHADRRQQIIHDETEFSSIRWFAFDEVPFERGEPHLRRFLAKLRQQAAGAARALSSASTPSGAIARAR; the protein is encoded by the coding sequence ATGCGCCAGCAAATCCGGCAAGAAGTTGCCACCATCGTCCCCCTGGACGAACTCGAACGCGGCCAGCTTGCCGACACGCTGGCCTGGATCGATAGCGGCGCCGAGCTGTTCCGCCTGGCCAAGCCGGCCACCCCGCCGAAGCACCTGGTCGCCTACTTTGTCGTCGTTGATGAGGATCACGTGCTGCTGGTCGACCATCGCAATGCCCAATTGTGGCTGCCGCCCGGCGGCCATGTCGATCCCGGCGAGCATCCACGTACCACCGTGCTGCGCGAACTGGCCGAGGAACTGGGCCTGGCGCCCGCGCATCCCGTCGCAGCACCGCTGATGCTGACCGTGACCACCACCGTGGGCCTGACCGCTGGCCACACCGATGTGTCGCTGTGGTATGTGCTGCATGCCGACCGCCGGCAGCAGATCATCCATGATGAAACAGAATTTTCGTCGATACGCTGGTTTGCCTTTGACGAGGTGCCCTTCGAACGCGGCGAGCCGCACCTGCGGCGCTTCCTGGCCAAGCTGCGTCAGCAGGCGGCCGGGGCGGCGCGCGCCTTGAGCAGCGCCTCCACCCCATCCGGCGCCATCGCGCGCGCCAGGTGA
- a CDS encoding TonB-dependent siderophore receptor translates to MHLHPPHPTPLARAVGGALLLLSLAHAPAMAADTTGAASAAPTHYSVPAGELSAAIAAFAINARVNVGGAAELLQGVRSPGLQGSYTVPQALAQLLAGTGLEAVPGGANSYVLRKSGAGASTGAPIAATLGEVAVSSSALRDGTTEGRRSYAGLTSATRLNLSLRETPQAVSVITRQQIEDQGLRTLQDVLVQSPGITVDRSSSTREYDQVFSRGFEVTSYMVDGIPTSKNLEARTYDAAIYDRVEIIRGATGLISGTGSPSAAVNLVRKRPGRTFAASAGVQAGSWDRYRIDGDISSPLNQDGSVRARLVAAHEDQHSFIERYRQKKDVLYAIVEADLSPSTVLSAGVNYQKEKLGGAGREFPVFYSDGSLTHFKRSMNGTAAWSTYDREQSMLFATLDHYFDNDWIAKLAVSRSSNQYDALQGFAGNGYADRVTGANLKLWLANWHSKPQQTSLDAYVSGPFQAFGRKHELVFGVSSSELETNSPIYPGWRLDGYDYSIPDINAWNGAMPVPDYRGTRMGTSYDKERESGVYSTLRLRPTDALSVILGARLSYWKRDIRSDYDADTDLYDAMRESGKITPYAGLVYDLGRHWSAYASYTSIFTPQSQRDINSRFLPPLEGKNYEAGIKGEFFNGALTTSTSVFQLRQENLAEADPGNIWIIGTGGGSYAYHTVKGATTCGLETEVSGQLRPDWQLTASYAYSRIRNAAGERIQTSQPQAMAKLWTTYRLSQGVPGLMLDAGVNWQSGIYMDDRGPNGERFTQPAYAVAGLMAQYQFDPRLVATVNVNNVFDKRYYSTGMGGYYGDPRNAMLSLRYRF, encoded by the coding sequence ATGCACCTGCATCCTCCGCACCCCACTCCCCTCGCACGCGCCGTTGGCGGCGCCCTGTTGCTGCTGTCGCTGGCGCATGCGCCGGCGATGGCCGCCGATACGACTGGCGCCGCCAGCGCCGCGCCAACGCATTACAGCGTGCCGGCCGGCGAGTTGTCCGCCGCGATCGCCGCCTTTGCCATCAACGCCAGGGTCAATGTGGGCGGCGCGGCCGAACTGCTGCAGGGCGTGCGCTCGCCGGGCCTGCAGGGCAGCTATACGGTGCCGCAGGCGCTGGCGCAACTGCTGGCCGGCACCGGACTCGAAGCGGTGCCCGGCGGCGCCAACAGCTATGTGCTGCGCAAAAGCGGCGCCGGTGCCAGTACCGGCGCGCCGATCGCCGCCACCCTCGGCGAAGTGGCCGTCAGCTCCAGCGCCCTGCGCGACGGCACCACCGAGGGCAGGCGCAGCTACGCGGGCCTGACCAGCGCCACGCGATTGAACCTGTCGCTGCGCGAAACGCCGCAGGCCGTCAGCGTCATCACGCGCCAGCAGATCGAAGACCAGGGCCTGCGCACCTTGCAGGACGTGCTGGTGCAGTCGCCCGGCATCACGGTCGACCGCTCGTCGAGCACGCGGGAATACGACCAGGTATTCTCGCGCGGCTTCGAAGTGACGTCCTACATGGTCGACGGCATCCCGACCAGCAAGAACCTCGAAGCGCGCACCTATGACGCGGCCATCTACGACAGGGTCGAAATCATCCGCGGCGCCACCGGTTTGATCAGCGGCACGGGCAGCCCGTCCGCCGCCGTCAACCTGGTGCGCAAGCGCCCGGGCCGCACATTTGCCGCATCGGCCGGCGTGCAGGCCGGCTCGTGGGACCGCTACCGCATCGATGGCGACATCTCGAGTCCGCTGAACCAGGACGGCAGCGTGCGCGCCCGCCTGGTGGCGGCGCATGAAGACCAGCATTCCTTCATCGAGCGCTACCGCCAGAAAAAGGACGTGCTGTACGCGATCGTCGAAGCCGATTTGTCGCCGTCCACGGTGCTCAGCGCGGGCGTCAACTACCAGAAGGAAAAACTGGGTGGCGCGGGCCGCGAATTTCCCGTCTTTTACAGCGATGGCTCGCTGACCCATTTCAAGCGGTCGATGAACGGCACGGCGGCGTGGAGCACGTACGACCGCGAACAAAGCATGTTGTTCGCCACGCTCGACCATTATTTCGACAACGACTGGATCGCCAAGCTGGCCGTCAGCCGCAGCAGCAATCAATATGATGCGCTGCAGGGCTTTGCCGGCAACGGCTATGCGGACCGCGTCACGGGCGCCAACCTGAAACTGTGGCTGGCCAACTGGCACAGCAAGCCGCAGCAAACCTCGCTCGACGCCTATGTCAGCGGGCCGTTCCAGGCCTTCGGGCGCAAGCATGAACTGGTGTTCGGCGTGAGCAGCTCCGAACTCGAGACCAACAGCCCCATCTATCCGGGCTGGCGGCTGGACGGCTACGACTACAGCATCCCCGACATCAACGCATGGAATGGCGCCATGCCGGTGCCCGACTATCGCGGCACCCGCATGGGCACCTCGTACGACAAGGAGCGCGAGAGCGGCGTGTATTCCACCTTGCGCCTGCGCCCGACGGATGCGCTGTCCGTGATCCTCGGTGCGCGCCTGTCGTACTGGAAGCGCGATATCCGCAGCGATTACGATGCCGACACGGATCTCTACGACGCGATGCGCGAAAGCGGCAAGATCACGCCGTATGCGGGCCTGGTCTACGACCTGGGACGGCACTGGTCGGCCTACGCCAGCTACACCAGCATCTTCACGCCGCAAAGCCAGCGCGACATCAACAGCCGCTTCCTGCCGCCACTGGAAGGCAAGAACTACGAGGCCGGCATCAAGGGCGAATTCTTCAACGGCGCCCTGACCACCAGCACTTCGGTGTTCCAGCTGCGCCAGGAAAACCTGGCCGAAGCCGATCCGGGCAATATCTGGATCATCGGTACCGGCGGCGGCTCGTACGCCTATCACACGGTGAAGGGCGCCACCACCTGCGGCCTGGAGACGGAAGTGTCGGGCCAGCTGCGCCCGGACTGGCAACTGACGGCCAGCTATGCCTACAGCCGCATCCGCAACGCGGCCGGCGAGCGCATCCAGACCAGCCAGCCGCAGGCCATGGCCAAGCTGTGGACCACCTATCGCCTGTCGCAAGGCGTGCCAGGATTGATGCTGGACGCCGGCGTGAACTGGCAGAGCGGCATCTACATGGACGACCGTGGCCCGAACGGCGAGCGCTTCACGCAGCCAGCCTACGCGGTGGCGGGCCTGATGGCGCAATACCAGTTCGACCCGCGCCTGGTGGCGACCGTCAACGTCAATAATGTGTTCGACAAGCGCTACTATTCGACCGGCATGGGCGGCTACTATGGCGACCCGCGCAACGCCATGCTGTCGCTGCGCTACAGGTTTTAA
- a CDS encoding FecR domain-containing protein, which yields MLNTDSAVDVNYTGHERLLTLRRGELLVETRPDHAGNRPFIVATRHGRIRALGTRFIVRLDDDSSRVTVLEHAVQIAPRAPSATVRRVEAGWQSRFDADHANLPVAATPQTGAWTQGMLMAQDMRLDAFAAELARYRPGLLRVEPEVAGLRLTGAFRLDDTETVLDSLARMLPVDVLYRSRYWVTIAPHAK from the coding sequence GTGCTCAATACCGACAGCGCCGTCGATGTGAACTATACCGGGCACGAGCGCCTGCTGACGTTGCGGCGCGGCGAGCTGCTGGTGGAAACGCGGCCTGACCATGCGGGGAACCGTCCCTTTATCGTCGCCACCCGGCATGGCCGCATCCGCGCGCTCGGCACGCGCTTTATCGTGCGCCTTGATGACGACAGCAGCCGCGTGACGGTGCTGGAACATGCGGTACAGATCGCGCCGCGCGCGCCCTCGGCCACCGTGCGCCGGGTCGAGGCCGGCTGGCAAAGCCGCTTCGACGCCGACCACGCCAACCTGCCCGTGGCAGCAACGCCGCAGACGGGCGCCTGGACGCAGGGCATGCTGATGGCGCAAGACATGCGCCTGGACGCCTTTGCCGCCGAACTGGCGCGCTACCGCCCCGGCCTGCTGCGCGTCGAACCTGAGGTGGCAGGCCTGCGCCTGACGGGCGCCTTCCGTCTCGACGACACGGAGACGGTGCTGGACAGCCTGGCGCGCATGCTGCCGGTCGACGTGCTGTACCGCAGCCGCTACTGGGTCACGATTGCTCCCCACGCAAAATAA
- a CDS encoding DUF4880 domain-containing protein → MRAAGMSATGLPAPLMPPLSRKIARQAVEWFLIEQSGQATPEDLAASARWRARDPEHLRAWHKVRQVSGQLEHASALLPASVAAPVLRRPQRHRPAPRAVPARWRPAGAQYRQRRRCELYRARAPADVAARRAAGGNAA, encoded by the coding sequence ATGCGTGCTGCTGGCATGAGTGCCACCGGCCTGCCCGCGCCATTGATGCCGCCGCTGTCGCGCAAGATCGCGCGTCAGGCCGTCGAATGGTTTCTGATCGAGCAGTCGGGCCAGGCCACGCCGGAAGATCTGGCGGCCAGCGCACGCTGGCGCGCACGCGACCCCGAACACCTGCGCGCCTGGCACAAGGTGCGGCAGGTCAGCGGCCAGCTGGAGCACGCATCCGCCCTGCTGCCAGCCAGCGTGGCCGCGCCCGTGCTGCGCCGTCCGCAGCGCCATCGGCCAGCGCCGCGAGCTGTCCCTGCCCGATGGCGGCCGGCTGGTGCTCAATACCGACAGCGCCGTCGATGTGAACTATACCGGGCACGAGCGCCTGCTGACGTTGCGGCGCGGCGAGCTGCTGGTGGAAACGCGGCCTGA
- a CDS encoding sigma-70 family RNA polymerase sigma factor → MQLEHCYSAYHGWLAHWLQRRLGNAFDAADLMQDTFARLLAGAPAQPQTPALRAPRAYLATIAKHLLINHLRRQSLEHAWLATLAALPEQQVPSAQQQAEMLQALQAVDAMLDALKPKVRAVFIMAQIEGHAYADIAATLGIGERSVKRYMAEALTECVLLA, encoded by the coding sequence ATGCAACTGGAGCACTGCTACAGCGCCTACCACGGCTGGCTGGCGCACTGGCTGCAACGGCGCCTCGGCAATGCGTTTGACGCGGCCGACCTGATGCAGGACACGTTTGCGCGCCTGCTGGCCGGCGCGCCGGCCCAGCCGCAAACCCCGGCCCTGCGCGCGCCCAGGGCCTACCTGGCGACCATCGCCAAACACCTGCTGATCAACCATCTGCGGCGCCAGTCGCTGGAGCACGCGTGGCTGGCCACCCTCGCCGCCCTGCCCGAACAGCAGGTGCCGTCGGCGCAGCAGCAGGCAGAGATGCTGCAGGCGCTGCAAGCGGTCGACGCCATGCTCGACGCACTGAAACCGAAGGTACGCGCCGTCTTCATCATGGCGCAGATCGAGGGCCATGCCTATGCGGACATCGCCGCAACACTCGGTATCGGCGAACGCTCCGTCAAGCGCTACATGGCCGAGGCGCTGACCGAATGCGTGCTGCTGGCATGA
- a CDS encoding DUF3325 domain-containing protein — translation MMEILSNFLVFALCYAGLSCLCLAMDRHYADLHGRGAEPPPQLRRRLQWGGALALAFGLAWAMHIAGAGYGTVFWVGSLTGCGLLLIWLLPYAPHQAMRLARVTGVAAALAAVLLAVL, via the coding sequence ATGATGGAGATCCTGTCGAACTTCCTCGTCTTCGCCCTGTGCTACGCGGGCCTGTCCTGCCTGTGCCTGGCGATGGACCGCCACTACGCCGACCTGCATGGCCGCGGCGCGGAACCGCCGCCGCAGCTGCGCCGCCGCCTGCAGTGGGGCGGCGCTCTGGCGCTGGCCTTCGGCCTGGCGTGGGCCATGCATATCGCAGGCGCCGGCTACGGCACCGTGTTCTGGGTTGGCAGCCTGACCGGCTGCGGCCTGCTGCTGATCTGGCTGCTGCCCTACGCGCCGCACCAGGCGATGCGCCTGGCGCGCGTGACCGGCGTGGCGGCGGCGCTGGCGGCGGTGCTGCTGGCCGTGCTGTAA